In the genome of Arachis stenosperma cultivar V10309 chromosome 6, arast.V10309.gnm1.PFL2, whole genome shotgun sequence, the window ATTCCACGATTAATTTCACTAAGTGCCCGAgcctaaattcatatttctctgcaagatgggcccactaaagatgagaattgcttcaactcaaggtccaaagcccacatccaagacttgaagaactaactagaagatcatgaagagtagtatatataggagtagttttgaactagctAGAGATTTTTGGACCAGGGAGAACTACGCTCTGCATATTTACTTTTCTATACttctagcatggattcttcttttttgtcatttttgattcctagagctatgaacaactaaacccctttcattgggttagggagctctactgtaatttgatggatcaatattagttttcattcttcttcttctatcttttctcttgattttactagaaatcTTTCAATcctaattcaattggttagttatcttggaaaagaaactctctataattggatctcttcggaaccttggaagaggaatgaagagatcatgctagaattgctttctcatgctggaccaattTGGGTTGGAATGGATATGTGACaataatcctaccaatacttgaattgggaaatgtatgtggtataatcagtgaccatacgtcatctcttctcatgagcaattgaccaagaaatttgctattgatcaagatttgagagattggattaccaaggaatcgggattcaatcacttaagattgccaaggagatcaatgaatgcattgattgaggaagagatgagaatgaacttgatccggagaattgcaacatctcctatcAACGCTATCAATGCTATCAAAGATATTCAAGACAGTAAAGATTTTCGGGAAGAAGTGCAATTTAACATGCAGAATCAAGATGCTGCCATCAAGAAACTGGAAACACAGATTGAATTATTATTCAAGCAAACCCCTGGGCACAATAATTGCAGCAATATTAACTCAATACCAAGGGAAGAATGTCAGGACATCACCCTCAGGAGTGGGAAGGAATTGAAGGAGACCCACAAGAAACCACCAGAGAAGGAATTGGATGAAGAAAACAAGGGACATGAGGAATCTCACACCTCAATCCCCAAGTCACATCAAGAAAGAGAAGTGCCCAATTCATGCCTCTCAAAGGCCCCATACCCACAGCAGTTGCAATTAAAGAAGAAGGGAGAGGACAACCAATTCTCAAGATTCTTGGAGATCTTCAAGAAATTACAAATAAACATACCCTTTGCTGAAGCAATCgagcaaatgccactctatgccaagttcttgaaggagttTATGACCAAAAAGAAAAGCTGGAAGAATAATGAGACTGTGGTACTTACAGAAGAATACAGCGCCATCATCCAACATAAATTGCCTCAAAAATTGAAGGATCCTAGGAGTTTCcaaatcccttgtatcattggaGAAATCACTGTGGAAAAGGCTTTATGTGATCTAGGAGCCAGCATAAATCTAATGTCTCTAGTAATGATGAAAAAGATGAAGATTGAAgaagccaaaccaacaagaatggccctcCAACTAGCAGACAGGTCATTCAAATTTCCCCATGGGGTAGTAGAAGACTTgttggtgaaggtgggagaCTTCATTTTTCCAGCAGATTTCGTAGTACTAGACATGGAAGAAGGAGCTAAAACCTCCATCATCCTGGGGAGGCCATTTTTAGCCACTGCCAGAGCCAttattgatgtccaaaagggtgaacttGTCCTCAGATTACACGAGGAAAAAATGACATTTAATGTGTTTAAGGCCATGAGATACCCACATGACTCATTGGGAGAATGTATGAGGTTGGACTCAGTAGAAGCTTTGGTACAAGAAACTCTTGAAGAAGAGCTTGAAGCATCAACAGAAGAGGAGTTACCAACAAGCGAAGAAGCTGCAGCCGCTGAAATACATGTTCAAGGTGGGCtagaagagaaggaagaaagaaaagaagcaccCAAATTGGAGCTTAAAGCACTTCCAACCActctcaagtatgcatacttgggaGAAAATAAAAGCTATCCAGTAATCATAAATTCAGCTCTCA includes:
- the LOC130933996 gene encoding uncharacterized protein LOC130933996 gives rise to the protein MQNQDAAIKKLETQIELLFKQTPGHNNCSNINSIPREECQDITLRSGKELKETHKKPPEKELDEENKGHEESHTSIPKSHQEREVPNSCLSKAPYPQQLQLKKKGEDNQFSRFLEIFKKLQINIPFAEAIEQMPLYAKFLKEFMTKKKSWKNNETVVLTEEYSAIIQHKLPQKLKDPRSFQIPCIIGEITVEKALCDLGASINLMSLVMMKKMKIEEAKPTRMALQLADRSFKFPHGVVEDLLVKVGDFIFPADFVVLDMEEGAKTSIILGRPFLATARAIIDVQKGELVLRLHEEKMTFNVFKAMRYPHDSLGECMRLDSVEALVQETLEEELEASTEEELPTSEEAAAAEIHVQGGLEEKEERKEAPKLELKALPTTLKYAYLGENKSYPVIINSALSQEQE